The following coding sequences are from one Coffea arabica cultivar ET-39 chromosome 11e, Coffea Arabica ET-39 HiFi, whole genome shotgun sequence window:
- the LOC113717614 gene encoding uncharacterized protein, with product MGRSSNLTTKELLCLHCTERKRSRNSCFGPAIQVVRGQISFILQCAIPATIEICEESAGQVIPTNTSRVTLAFDAVFARLDAYNSQPNQTLVHRASAHDPPIGLRRRLCDHCHGNLAVRNMYLPPPRVVLVPHKDVMIILRLRRRHAGCLVTIHMLSSLLFCKRVMIWGQIAFKRRNDENIKTKAHSSTWGIGRFK from the exons ATGGGAAGATCGTCAAATCTGACCACCAAGGAGCTGCTCTGCCTCCACTGCACAGAACGAAAACGCAGCAGAAACTCTTGTTTTGGCCCAGCAATTCAG GTTGTTCGTGGTCAGATATCCTTCATCTTACAGTGTGCAATACCCGCAACCATAGAGATCTGCGAAGAGAGTGCTGGTCAAGTAATTCCAACCAACACTAGTCGAGTTACATTGGCCTTTGATGCAGTGTTTGCACGTCTTGATGCGTACAACTCGCAGCCCAACCAAACCTTGGTTCACCGGGCGTCCGCTCACGATCCACCCATAGGGTTGAGACGTCGCTTGTGTGACCATTGTCATGGAAATCTTGCTGTCCGCAACATGTATCTACCACCACCACGAGTTGTCCTTGTTCCACACAAGGATGTCATGATCATTCTTCGCTTAAGAAGGCGACATGCAGGCTGCTTGGTGACTATACACATGCTCTCatcacttttgttttgtaagagagtcatgatttggggacaaatcgccttTAAGAGGaggaatgatgagaatataaagaccaaggcccattcaagcacatggggaattggaagattcaagtga